tttctgttttactggTATCTTGGCTTTTTTATGTTATGTGTATGATTGATGgttttattgtaacctgcccAGGAGTAAGTTTTCATACTGGCAGGATATACATATCTGAGTCTCCAACTCTTGGGGAATGTAATACTGTTAACCCTATTGTTAAAATCCATACAGGgaactcacaaaaaaaaacccaaaaaccaaccCTGAATCCACAAGTGGAAAATATTCATACAATTTATTAAGAAGGGACTCAATTTACCCATGTTTGAGTTTTGTGACAATTTCCAGCAGAAAGATATTTGCTAACTTTAGTCAATAAAAACAATCATATTCTATGTTAAAAAATACAGCTCAGAGCCCTCTGGATCTTGGGGAAATCATGTAAGCCCCTTtcatatgccttttttttttagactgcTCCCCCAATATACCAATATTGACATCAGTGTCTGGAATGTGACAGAAGAAACACATTTCTCCTACTGTGATGTTAGATTGAACTAAGGGCATGAAGCCAAAACTGTTTGCCCACACTTCAGTTGCTACGTCCTGCTCCATAGGAAGCAGTGGGAAACATTATTTTTGTTGTAATAATAAAACTACATATGCATATTAATAAAGAATTTACAAGGAATGGTGTTCAGAAGTTAAGGAagttaaaaaatagtttttctcATTCATATTGCCCATTTTGCCTTATCCTCACTCATTTCTCAGCACATCATGGAGAACCATTCCCCTTCCCAAACAACAAAGCTTGGCTTTCGCAATACTAAAATTTCAATCTCTACTCCACCCCTCCTAGGATAGCATGCACTTACATCAATACACTGCATAATACTGAGCATGCAATCCAAAGAGGGAAGAGGGCTACAGTAATGGAGAAAAGGGGTTTGTCTGGTTAGGATACCACAACTGTCAACAGGCTCACATCTTTAAAACTGGAGCGGTTTTGACAAATCCTCTGGTTGTTGCTGGACCTTGGGTTTGACACAGTCTGATTTGAGGATGAGataagacacaaacacacacgttAATATCTTTTTAGCAAAGTTTATTCTGGAAAAGATCTGCAATACATCTGTGCCATATGTATTGGCAACAGCCAAACCTGTAGGCAGTTTCTCTCAGCATATCAAAACCATCTAGTTTGCAGTTACATAGTTCCTTGGTAAAAGTTTGTAAATTTTAGGCAATATGTTTACATATTTTGTTGCACGTTCATGGTAATTTAACCCTATTTCAACATTTGGTAGGAACACATGCTCTTTGACTTCATCTGTATAACCACCATCCATTCTGTTAAAATGATTATTAACACAAAAGCAGACCTATAAGaatacatataaaacattttcatTGTTCTCTCTGATGCTCTCATGGTTCAAGTCCAACATTCCTAACTGGTATAACTATTCTCAGTGCATCTGACCAGCATGTCCTCGTGGGACGGAGCCTGTCCCAGTCTGTGTGATGCGTCACTCCCCGGTGCTCGTTTTTCACCAGGCTCCCCTGGCAGGATTTGCTTCACTCCGTGGGTGAAGGTGGCAGGAAAAGGCTGGAGTCCCCTGCCACTGGTCACTCTCCGCTTACATCCTGGCCCCCTCTGGCCctggcactgctgctgcatgGGACCCGGCGCACGGACTCCATCCTCCTACGACACATCGGGCAGACGGCGGTGGTCTGGAACACCGTCTGGGCACAGGGAAAGCAGATGGAGGCATGACTGCAGGGGTAGATAATGGCATCGGCACCCGCTCTGAAGCAGATGGCGCACTCTTCCGTATCACCGTATCGCAGGAGGCACTTCCAGTTCACGGACTCTGCAGCTTCTGTGGGAACACAAATAGCTGTCATTGTAGTGGTCCACGAAAAAAAATCATCTCAAGGAAGAGGGGTTTTCCTCAACAGTTCTGGTCACGCTAATCTATTAATGCCTCTGTAAGAGGCACTCTTAGTATGATAAGAGGTCTCACTTGCAGTCTTGGGGTGAAAGactaagaaaacaaaactgaCAACTCAAACTACAGTATAAGTGAAACCACTCTTGGGGAACAGGAGCAGTCAGTGATGCCTCATAGTATGCAAAGCCTCTTGTTTGCTTAGTATGTGTTGTCTGTCTATAATTTATTGTACGCTTCACGGACTAGGGACGGTCTATTATGTGTACCTGCATACATTTGGTTTGTGccacacaaataaataataataatataacagAATTGAATAGGTTCTGTGAATGGTGTCTCTTATGATGTTAACAGAAGTGCTGCATTTTGCATTCCAGCCAGCGGGGAAGTTTTTTTTTGGATGATGGCTCTTAAAGAGAGGCACAAACCTTTAGGCAGTGTTGGGATTTTGGACCAGGTGGCAGGAGGAAGCCTCTTCATTTGGGCGACCCTGGAAGTGTCTAAAAGAGAAAACAAGATTTAAGGTGTTGAACACAATATGTGTAAGAGCAGAGGGGAAAACAGGACAGacgggaggagagagaaggccaCAGAACAGAATAAAGATGGGGAGAGGGACAGGAgggtgagaagaggaagagaagaaagggcagaaagagaggaaggcagaggagagaagtgtaggaggagggggggaggatgaggTCAGAGCATAAAATTAACATTATTTCTGGATTTTTGAGAGAAGTTCCTGGGATGTTCAAggcgttttattttattttatttatttaaaagtatttatataccgtttttacaaattaaaattttatcaaaacggtgtTCTGGGATCAGAAACCTTGTCCAAAAATATCTAAGCTCAAGCTAAGCAAATGAGGTGCAGAATGCTAAGCCTCACCTTTGTAGGTGTACAAAGCATTactagaagaagaaaagaaactaCAAGGCCTTATTCACGTGGAGTCTTTCCCTATTGTGTGCCTACAGAAAAAAATCTTCATGGAATGAAGCCCAGAGAATCGGAGAAGCAGGGTCCTAGAGGAGATGAAAAGAAATCTagtgcccttcccctcccccccattgtaCCTACATTAGATCTTCTCTATATAACATAGTTATTAGAAGATTGTcatgctttggggtttttttttcagaacaggttgatccaatcctggttgtATCCCACTTTTTGCATGGAATTGTAGCGCTCGGTTCCTTAAGGAAATCAAAACTCAAAATTCATGCACGCTATGGAGTGAAAACGAGCTTgtatcaacctgttctgaaaaaaagaatgaaactaatttCAAAGAAGAATGGAAGAGGATGTCGAGACCCCTTTTCCCCAACCTCTTGACTGTGAGGGGACTAAATTCTTCCAGAAAAACGATGCCCTGCTAGTCCTGCCCTCTTACCTTGCAGCTGCACTGCTTTGGTCCTGCCGTAGACGTCCACAATGGCCCAGAGCGGATAGTCCACTGGCACTCCATCAAACAGAAGATGGACTTTTATCCTCTCATCGCTACTGCAGAAGACCTTCCCCTTCTTATCCACCCAGAACTGGGTAACCATTCCTTCTTGTGCAAACTCATCAGGTATGACGGCAGCCCAGAACCCATGCAACACGGTGAGGTTGGGGCAGACAAAGGGAGGCAACTTCAGAGGGTCAATTTCAGAGGGGTTCACGGAGGTGAAGCCCACCCTCACGCCGCCGTTCCAGTGCTCCTCCACCTTAAGGATCTTCAGTGCTACGACCTCTTGGAGACGGATGGGCCGGTTGGTGAAAAGGATTGCATTGTGGAAGGAGCTCTTCCTCTCGGCATAGCCGTGCAGCTCGTCCATGACAATGTTGCATCCTTTGGTGAAGGGGTGGAAGAAGAGAGGCTTGGGAGTCTTCTTGCAGCAAGTGCCACCATCTGAAAAGAAATCAGGGAGTTTAGACGGGAGACCAGAGGAGCCTGGGAATGCAGAGAAGAGGGCAGCGTCTGGCAAAAGATTGGGAACTGAATGCTGGTTCTTCATCCCGGGAGATAACTTAGGCTACTTTCAGGCTCTGGAGCTGTTAAAGAGACCAAGAACTTTCCAAATATTTTGCCCTACATGAACTTTGGAGAGCACATTGAATGCTATCAGATACAGCTATTCCAGTTCTGTACTATATCCAAGAAGAGGTCCCATGAGAAAGACCCTGCTAATTACTGGCAGCACATTACTGACACCAGATGTCCAAACTCTACCTTTCTCTTGGACACAGAGGGGACTGAATTATCTGAGACCACCTTCTTTTGGGATGAGAGCTATCCTGGTCTTTGTATTCATTCACTCCACCCGTGGGTGTCATTCTTGCCTGCCCTGGAAATATCCCCAGCTCAGGGTGCTAATCTTCCCTGAACTTTGGCAAGATAAGCTGCAAAACATGGGACCTACTGAAGAGTAAACTTGAAACTAAAAGCAAGGGTTTTGATTAGCCCCGTGAGATATAATGGTGTAATATCTCCACAGTAATAAAGAAACTGAAAGGATCGGAATATGTCTGGATCCATTAATTCAGTTCCACTTGGCACCAGCTCCTTTTAAACAAGCAAATCATCTGTCATCAAGCTGTTTAGGTTGAAAGAAGGCCAAAGCTTCATGAAAACAAACTTCTTCTGACAGCTCTCCTGCAAGCtcaggggaaggcagtgtgtgCCTGGAAACAGTCCACAGAACTGGCTGCCCCATTCCTGCATCTATTTGCAATTGTTTTCCATTGATTTGCCtcagaaaatcagaactacaattaCTTGTATGCAGGAGGGTAAAACTGGGACTGCATCAGTCTGACCTGGGGGTGTACTGGCAGCCCTATCCTATGAAAACATATGCTCATACACAgaaaccccctccccttccctcccacagACCCTCCATACCTAGAGAAAGAAACATTCAGAgcccccctccctcacctcctaGCAGATACTGTGCAAGAGAAGGATTATTGATAGTTACATCATGTACGCAGACACATACTCACAGTCCCCCCATAGCACAAATAATGTACAAGAGGGAGAAGTGATGGCGGCACATTGCATCTCAGCCTGTGTGCACACAGAAGCGCAGAGACATGCAAGCATTCACACAGTCACCTTCTCTCCtcatcctcttccctctccccacagcACCTACTCTAGGAGTGAGGAATGACAGAGGCGCATTGTGTCACCCTgtgtgcacacaaacacacactctcacagagcccctccctctcccccatagCACATACTGTAAGCGATGGAGAAGTGATAGAGGCACATTGTGTCTCAGCCTCCACACAGATACACAGGCAGTCACAGTCCCCTCCACAACACATACTGTGCAAGAGAGAGTGGTCGAGGCACATTGTATCTCAGCCTGTATGTTCACAttcgcgcacacacacaaacatccagtcttcctcttctcttcccactCCCCACAATACATACAAGAGAGAATTGACAGAGGCACTTTATATCTAAGCCTGggtgcacacagacacacattcatAGACATCATCACCCCTCCCCTGGCCCCCAGCACATAATGTACAACAGAGAGGAGTGATACAGGCACATTATATCAGTCTGTgtgcacacagatacacacactgaCAGAACCCCCCAGAAGCACACACTGCATGGGATGGAGAAGTGATAGAGGCACCCCTCCACAGCACATACTGTATAAATGAGAGGAATGACAGAGGCACAGTGTGTCGCAGCCTatgtgcacacagacacacattatAGACAtcatcacccctccccccagcacataaTGTACAACAGAGAGGAGTGATACAGGCACATTATATCAGTCCGTgtgcacacagatacacacattgACAGAACCCCCCCCCGTAAGCACATACTGCATGGGATGGAGAAGTGATAGAGGCACCCCTCCACAGCATATACTGTACAAATGAGAGGAGTGAGAGAGGCACAGTGTGTCGCAGCCTGTGTGCACACAGCAGGCACTTGTGACCTATATTCTTACCGCTGACAGAACAGAGACAGGATCCCATGGCTTTCTCCGGAGCTGAAACTGCCTGGCTGCTACCTGTCCGAGTCCTTAGAGATGAATTTACATCTGCAAGGCTTGCTCTGGCTTTAAATTCTCCTGCCTTATCTCTTACCACCATTCTTCCCCTCCAATCAAACACAGTGTTTGTATACACTGGGAGGTGGAGAGAAAGCATGGTGTGGGGTATTTTTTTTATGAGTGTGCCAGGGATCATGTTTCaatacattttgtttcattttcctttcaTCAGTGGGGAATTTCCAGTGTGTGTAAAAGCCCAATGCATTCCTCCTAGCGCTGACTGCAGTCTGGCCTCGTGCCAAGCCTCAGCAGCACTTGggtctggggaggagcagagtccCCAGCACAAGGGCGGACATCACTGACAGCGACCTCAGATCTGCCTCCTGACAGCTCTGATACCACCGAAGCCAGAGGGGGAGATTCAAACAGGCACAGATTATccgtagcagaaaaaaaaaaaaaggtgaagagATGACAGGAGCACAAGCTCGCTGCACGTGCTTAAAGTGCCTACTCGAACAATTACAAGACAAGTGTTAGCAAGACTGAATGGAGTAacctaagaaatggagaaaaagaacAAACTGGTCCAGCCAGTCTTCGCAGCGAGTTTTTTAGGGCAGTAGTAGTAACTACTGCTCAATGCAGGCTACCCCAAGCTTTCTGCTAAGGGGAGTAAGAACTACCACTCccctgcaagttacccccaagcagaAATGGATGCAGGAGTTCTTATCTGCACCGAACTaactggaaggtgtggaaaataagactttttaaataaatacaatataaacatCAGGTGTATTGGGAAATTTACcctgtttcttcatttctaaTCTCCAGTCAgcagggatcttctgtgtttgtcccacgcccttctgtttttattttttaatttaattttttattgggAACAAGTTCAAACACTTATTCACTCACAACAAGCGTGGTATCAACcaaaacatatgcacacatttcTGATCAACCCATTCCACCCATCCCCTATCCACACCGAGAGTCACAGGGTCCTCCTTAGAGCATATTCTTAGAAATAGGAAATAAGTCAAAGAACAGAAGACTGTAAAGGCTTCCAAGTATTTTCATATTTCTCAAATGCTTTTTGCCCATCACAGTCAGTTTCCCCATCCAATAAACTGGTGCTTCTCAAACCAGTCCTCGGgccacacctaaccagtcagcttttcaggatatctaccatgaatatgcatgagatagatttgcatgctttggggtggattttcaaagggttagtgACGGTCTCCCTCACTAACACcactgctctctcacacacacacacacacaaacagaggcaccGCTCATGGCCCGCTGagtctctgcttctcttggcTGCAAGCAAGTTAGGTGCTGCTTGCAACccgctgagtctctactcctcttggccgTTAGTAAGATGGGCTCCACTCGCagtcccacatggctgctctttgccaccccctgatggctggtgccct
This sequence is a window from Rhinatrema bivittatum chromosome 5, aRhiBiv1.1, whole genome shotgun sequence. Protein-coding genes within it:
- the NEURL3 gene encoding E3 ubiquitin-protein ligase NEURL3 isoform X1 — encoded protein: MGSCLCSVSDGGTCCKKTPKPLFFHPFTKGCNIVMDELHGYAERKSSFHNAILFTNRPIRLQEVVALKILKVEEHWNGGVRVGFTSVNPSEIDPLKLPPFVCPNLTVLHGFWAAVIPDEFAQEGMVTQFWVDKKGKVFCSSDERIKVHLLFDGVPVDYPLWAIVDVYGRTKAVQLQDTSRVAQMKRLPPATWSKIPTLPKEAAESVNWKCLLRYGDTEECAICFRAGADAIIYPCSHASICFPCAQTVFQTTAVCPMCRRRMESVRRVPCSSSARARGGQDVSGE
- the NEURL3 gene encoding E3 ubiquitin-protein ligase NEURL3 isoform X2, which translates into the protein MTNGGTCCKKTPKPLFFHPFTKGCNIVMDELHGYAERKSSFHNAILFTNRPIRLQEVVALKILKVEEHWNGGVRVGFTSVNPSEIDPLKLPPFVCPNLTVLHGFWAAVIPDEFAQEGMVTQFWVDKKGKVFCSSDERIKVHLLFDGVPVDYPLWAIVDVYGRTKAVQLQDTSRVAQMKRLPPATWSKIPTLPKEAAESVNWKCLLRYGDTEECAICFRAGADAIIYPCSHASICFPCAQTVFQTTAVCPMCRRRMESVRRVPCSSSARARGGQDVSGE